A genomic segment from Leopardus geoffroyi isolate Oge1 chromosome A2, O.geoffroyi_Oge1_pat1.0, whole genome shotgun sequence encodes:
- the LOC123606262 gene encoding STARD3 N-terminal-like protein, giving the protein MSNSNGAGLCVFQLTTAVTSAFLLAKVILSKLFSQRAFGYVLPIISFLLAWIETWFLDFKVLPQEAEEENRLLIVQDASERAALIPGGLSDGQFYSPPESEAGNTNVIIVCVFIHHSKAQPSLPLLSERC; this is encoded by the exons ATGTCTAACTCGAATGGTGCTGGGTTATGTGTCTTTCAGCTGACGACAGCAGTGACCAGTGCCTTTTTACTTGCAAAAGTGATCCTCTCAAAG CTTTTCTCTCAAAGGGCTTTCGGCTACGTGCTACCCATCATTTCGTTCCTCCTTGCCTGGATTGAGACGTGGTTCCTGGATTTCAAAGTGTTACCTCAAGAGGCGGAAGAGGAAAACA GACTCCTGATAGTTCAGGATGCTTCGGAGAGGGCGGCACTCATACCTGGAGGTCTTTCTGATGGTCAGTTTTATTCTCCtcctgaatctgaagcaggtaaCACAAATGTGATTATCGTCTGTGTTTTCATCCATCATTCAAAagctcagccctccctccctctcctgtcaGAACGCTGCTGA